One genomic region from Balaenoptera musculus isolate JJ_BM4_2016_0621 chromosome X, mBalMus1.pri.v3, whole genome shotgun sequence encodes:
- the TRPC5OS gene encoding putative uncharacterized protein TRPC5OS produces the protein MESVSIPVLVGRLVDCIAQLTEIAEELLQLISQGPVPREEQDDRAEQIETDAPLSEEASLSDLPDLSDLESILTQGEDEDLTLDTDQAMLDIDELYEEVLFNINNDLSR, from the coding sequence ATGGAGTCTGTGTCAATCCCTGTACTAGTTGGTAGACTTGTTGATTGTATAGCCCAGTTAACTGAAATAGCTGAAGAGCTTCTACAGTTGATTTCACAAGGACCAGTTCCTCGTGAAGAGCAAGATGACAGAGCAGAACAGATAGAAACAGATGCACCTCTTTCCGAAGAAGCTTCACTATCAGACCTTCCTGATCTCTCAGACTTAGAATCAATACTTACACAAGGAGAAGACGAAGACTTAACCTTGGATACAGATCAAGCTATGTTAGACATAGATGAATTATATGAAGAAGTACTCTTTAATATTAACAATGACTTAAGTAGATAA